Proteins encoded in a region of the Carassius auratus strain Wakin unplaced genomic scaffold, ASM336829v1 scaf_tig00023751, whole genome shotgun sequence genome:
- the LOC113077995 gene encoding patched domain-containing protein 3-like, with the protein MAKCKTDCIERPLSLVFQKFGSVVGRYPYVFLLLPLFVAAGLGAGFIFLQEREANDIEDQFTPVNGPAKLERAIVVENFPQSEEFSQLRLTSEGTYGSLIITGFREENILTETAFIDILELDRQVKNITTGNTFKNLCAKTNGNCMSNPILEIINYNATQIVSSAITYPMNNGMFLGTIIGGVQLKQDSSEISSAKAVRLFYFLDEEKTMENSEWLNGFLKLLSNYTQQKTVHVSYFTSISRQNEFETNSDSVIPLFSVTYFLAITISILSCLRLDCVRTKVWVAAFGVVSVGLAVLASFGLLLFCGMPFAMTVATAPFLILGVGVDDMFIMISCWQKTEVDKAVEVRLAETYKEAGVSITITTLTDVLAFYIGLLTPFRSVQSFCMYTSTALLFCYVFNITFFGACLAYNGRREKGNRHWLTCMRVPEEASGDAKGCCIGGAYDINTRKEFEMPMDSFFKNYYGPFLTRVWVKVLVCLIYAGYLAVSIYGCFQIQEGLDLKHLAADGSYVGDYYDNEDEFFSDFGPNVMLVIKDEHFQYWNPTARKSLDFCLDNVQNLTMADSDIPPISWLHVYVQLGMNSGFDVNNETQFKSHLTAFLNYSGFSQDVNFTNNQIIASRMFVQTVNIRTAIDEKNMLNAFRETADECGKLQTPVDLIVYHPAFIYFDQYAVIIANTIQNIVVATCLMLAISLLLIPNPLCSLWVTFAIASVIVGVAGFMALWDVSLDSVSMINLVICIGFSVDFSAHISYAFVSSEKSSLNKKATDAITKLGYPIVQGAVSTIAGVVVLAAAKSYIFRTFFKIMFLVILFGAIHGIAFIPVFLTFLSTCGKTCSKKKKENLSNSTNGPQAGTDMSNSRTNIVEAHTDPDCY; encoded by the exons ATGGCGAAGTGTAAAACCGACTGCATCGAAAGGCCTCTGTCTCTGgtctttcaaaagtttggaagtGTTGTTGGTAGATATCCATACGTGTTTCTTTTATTACCTTTATTTGTAGCTGCTGGCCTTGGAGCCGGTTTTATCTTTCTTCAGGAAAGGGAGGCAAATGATATTGAAGACCAGTTCACACCCGTCAATGGACCTGCCAAGCTGGAGAGGGCGATTGTGGTGGAAAATTTCCCACAATCTGAAGAGTTTTCTCAGTTACGGCTCACGTCTGAGGGAACATATGGCTCTTTGATAATCACAGGCTTCCgtgaagaaaatatattaactgaAACAGCTTTTATTGACATTTTAGAGTTAGACAGAcaagtaaaaaatataacaaccggaaacacttttaaaaatcttTGTGCTAAAACCAATGGAAACTGTATGTCAAATCCAAttttagaaattataaattacaatGCTACTCAAATCGTTTCTTCAGCCATAACATATCCGATGAATAATGGCATGTTTTTGGGAACAATTATCGGCGGTGTACAGTTAAAGCAGGATAGCTCAGAGATATCCAGTGCAAAAGCGGTCAGGCTTTTTTATTTCCTAGATGAGGAGAAGACAATGGAAAATTCTGAGTGGCTCAATGGCTTTCTAAAACTCCTGTCAAACTATACACAACAGAAAACg GTCCATGTGTCTTATTTTACATCAATATCAAGACAAAATGAGTTTGAGACCAATTCAGACTCTGTGATCCCTCTCTTCTCTGTTACATATTTCCTGGCCATTACCATTTCAATTCTGTCTTGTTTAAG GTTAGACTGTGTCAGGACGAAGGTGTGGGTGGCAGCGTTTGGCGTCGTCTCTGTCGGGTTGGCCGTGTTGGCCAGCTTTGGACTGCTGCTGTTCTGCGGGATGCCGTTTGCCATGACCGTGGCCACAGCTCCGTTTCTGATTCTTG GTGTTGGTGTTGACGACATGTTCATAATGATCTCCTGCTGGCAGAAGACTGAAGTTGATAAAGCTGTTGAAGTTCGCTTAGCAGAGACGTATAAGGAGGCTGGCGTGTCCATCACTATCACCACACTGACGGATGTGCTGGCGTTCTACATCGGCCTCCTGACGCCGTTCCGCTCCGTTCAGTCTTTCTGCATGTACACCAGCACAGCTCTTCTGTTCTGCTACGTCTTCAACATCACCTTCTTTGGCGCATGCCTTGCATACAATGGGAGACGAGAGAAAGGCAACAGACACTGGCTGACCTGCATGAGAGTCCCAGAAGAAGCCAGTGGTGATGCCAAAGGGTGTTGTATTGGTGGAGCTTATGATATAAACACACGTAAGGAGTTTGAAATGCCAATGGATTCATTCTTTAAAAACTATTACGGTCCTTTTCTTACAAGAGTGTGGGTTAAGGTGCTTGTGTGTCTAATCTATGCCGGGTATTTAGCAGTCAGTATCTACGGGTGCTTCCAAATACAGGAAGGGTTGGATCTGAAACATTTAGCGGCAGATGGCTCATATGTTGGAGATTACTATGACAATGAGGATGAATTCTTCTCTGATTTTGGTCCTAATGTCATGTTAGTTATAAAGGATGAGCATTTTCAGTACTGGAACCCAACTGCTCGTAAAAGTCTTGACTTTTGTTTGGATAATGTTCAAAATCTGACAATGGCAGATTCAGACATTCCACCTATTTCTTGGCTTCATGTATATGTGCAGCTTGGGATGAATTCAGgttttgatgtaaacaatgaAACACAATTCAAAAGCCATTTAACTGCATTTCTTAATTATTCTGGTTTTAGCCAAGATGTCAATTTCACTAACAATCAAATTATTGCATCACGTATGTTCGTTCAGACGGTGAACATCCGCACAGCGATTGATGAGAAGAACATGCTGAATGCATTTAGAGAAACTGCAGATGAATGTGGGAAGTTGCAGACGCCTGTGGATCTGATAGTGTACCACCCTGCATTCATCTATTTTGACCAATATGCCGTCATCATCGCTAATACAATCCAAAATATAGTAGTTGCTACATGCTTGATGTTAGCCATTTCACTCCTGCTGATCCCAAATCCACTCTGCTCTCTCTGGGTGACGTTTGCCATTGCATCTGTCATTGTGGGAGTGGCCGGTTTCATGGCATTATGGGATGTTAGTTTAGACTCTGTGTCTATGATTAATCTTGTTATCTGTATAGGGTTTTCTGTGGACTTCTCTGCTCACATATCCTATGCTTTTGTGTCAAGTGAAAAATCATCCCTGAATAAGAAAGCCACAGATGCCATTACTAAACTGGGCTATCCAATAGTTCAGGGAGCTGTGTCCACTATCGCAGGTGTGGTGGTGCTTGCGGCTGCTAAAAGCTACATCTTCAGGACCTTCTTCAAAATCATGTTCTTAGTTATTCTGTTTGGAGCCATCCATGGCATCGCATTCATACCTGTGTTCCTGACCTTCCTCAGCACTTGTGGCAAGACATGTagtaagaagaaaaaagaaaatctgagcAACAGCACAAATGGACCACAAGCAGGAACAGACATGAGCAATTCACGTACCAACATAGTGGAAGCTCATACAGATCCCGACTGTTACTGA